In the genome of Streptomyces fagopyri, the window CCTGCTCGGGGTCGTCCGCGTACCAGGCTCCCAGCGGCGCGATCCGCATGGCCGCGCCGTTGCCCCACGAGCCCTGCCCCTTGAAGAGGGCGGAGGCCAGCTGTCGCCAGTCGCCGCCTTCCCGGACCTGCCGCAGCAGCCGGTTGACCGCGGGTCCGTAACCGCGGTCGAAGTCGTGGTGCTCGGCGAAGGAACGGGCCAGGTCGTCCTGGTCGATGCGGCGGTGCCGGGCCAGCACGGCCACCACGGAGGAGGCCATCTCGGTGTCGTCCGTCCACTGCCAGGGGCCGGCCGGAAGGCCGCGGCGCTTGAGCAGCGGGTAGTGCGCGGGCACGAAGAACTGCGAGCCCAGCGCGTCCCCCACCGCGAGTCCGCGCAGGCTGGCCAGGGCGCGGCCCGCGCGTGCGTCGGGAGAGGTGTCAGCGGTCATCGCCCTGCCACTCTATCCCGCTGACCCCGTACGGCTCCGGATCACGCCAGCGCTCGAACGGACGATCGAGCGTGTACTTGTCGTCGTCCCCGAGAACGAGCATCCGCATCTCCGCGTTCCCCGGATTCGACAGGGCCTCGAACTCGGCGACCGTCCAGTGGAACCAGCGCATGCAGAACAGGCGCATGGCCAGACCGTGCGTCACCAGGAGTACGTTCGGCGGGTGGTCGGGCGCCTCGAAGCTGCGGTACAGGCTCTCCAGGAAGCCGCCGACCCGGTCGTACACGTCGGCACCGGACTCACCCTGGGCGAAGCGGTAGAAGAAGTGCCCGTACGCGTCCCGGTACGTCTTCTGAAGGCGTACGTCGTCGCGGTCCTGCCAGTTCCCCCAGTCCTGCTCGCGCAGCCGGGGCTCCTCGCGCACCCGCATAAGCTCGGGGTCGAGGTGAAAGGCGCGGAGCGTCTCGTGCGTACGCCGGTACGGGGACACGTACACGCTGACGCGCTCCCGCCCCAGCACCTCCCGCAGCCGTTTTCCGGTCTCCTCG includes:
- a CDS encoding histidine phosphatase family protein; its protein translation is MVRPRRIVLVRHGESAGNADDTVYEREPDHALALTEKGWQQAEETGKRLREVLGRERVSVYVSPYRRTHETLRAFHLDPELMRVREEPRLREQDWGNWQDRDDVRLQKTYRDAYGHFFYRFAQGESGADVYDRVGGFLESLYRSFEAPDHPPNVLLVTHGLAMRLFCMRWFHWTVAEFEALSNPGNAEMRMLVLGDDDKYTLDRPFERWRDPEPYGVSGIEWQGDDR